The genomic region CGATATTGCAGTACTTTGCAACGATTAGGGTTATTGGAATTACAACAAAGAGTGCAATGTCATTTGTCACAAACATGGATAAAATTATGGTAAGTATGATTAAGACAATAAAGATTCTCTTTGTTCTTTTTAGTATCTTTAATGAAATCCATTCCAAAAATCCACAATCCTTTAAAAGATTCACAACCACCAACATATAAAATAAACTAAAAATTGTCTTCCAATTTATAATATCTATGATTTCAATAGGTTTTATTAAGAAAATTAGGAATAATACTGAAATAGAAATAAAAAATAAAAAAATAACTTCATCAATTTTTACACTCATACATTCTCACACAGATATTTTAATGCCTCTTCTTCCATAAAATGCAGTTTTCCAGGAATGATTATGCAGTGCAATGGTTCCCCAAAGTCATAATCAATCAAATCCTTTATTTTGCCATAAACCAACTTTGGCTTTAAACTTCCCACCCTTGCGACAACAACGACCTTTGTATTCTCGCTTATAATATTTTCCTTTCTTCTTTTTTCCAATTCTAAGAGGATTTTTAACCCCTCATTTGCAGTCATGAATTTATTTTTATCTGCATGGATATCTAAGAGGCATAATGTATGGTACCCCATCTTTAAATTTTCCTTTATAACATCATAAGGCGTCTCTGGGAAATAATTTGGTTCTGGGAAGACAATTGAGGTTGTTTTACCAAATTTATACAATTGCAAGCCTGTTATCCCAACTACTGAGTAGATGGATGGGGCATTTATAATAACAACTTCAATACCTTTCTTTTTTGCTTCAACTACCAAATCAACGTGTGTTGTTGCAACCATTGGGTCTCCCGCCGTTAAAAACATTATGTCTTTTTCTTTTGCCTCCTCAATCAATTTTTCTGTTTCGTATTCAACCTTTTCTCTACTTAAAACTTCGATTTTTCTTCCAAGTGTTTCCTCTATTTTTTCAATGGTTGTTCCTGTCAAAATTGCTGTATAGAATTCTGCATAGATTTTATCTACTTTTTTAGCAAATTCTAAGGTTTTTAACGGCATATCTTTTTCATCATACAATCCTAATCCTGCCAAAATGAGCATAATCCCACCAAAACTGAACTTGACATTATTTAAAATTATATTTTTTTATTTTTTATTTTTTCGCCAGATAATCCCAATTATACTAAAATAAATCCTATTATCCTCCAAATAGTTAATAATAAATATGGAGTAGATAAAGATATGGGCATATTTAAAACTTTTGCAAGTTTATTGGACGTTTTGCGAATGAGTATCATAATCTTAAATTTCAATCTACAATGTT from Methanotorris formicicus Mc-S-70 harbors:
- the dph5 gene encoding diphthine synthase, with the translated sequence MLILAGLGLYDEKDMPLKTLEFAKKVDKIYAEFYTAILTGTTIEKIEETLGRKIEVLSREKVEYETEKLIEEAKEKDIMFLTAGDPMVATTHVDLVVEAKKKGIEVVIINAPSIYSVVGITGLQLYKFGKTTSIVFPEPNYFPETPYDVIKENLKMGYHTLCLLDIHADKNKFMTANEGLKILLELEKRRKENIISENTKVVVVARVGSLKPKLVYGKIKDLIDYDFGEPLHCIIIPGKLHFMEEEALKYLCENV